In Carya illinoinensis cultivar Pawnee chromosome 6, C.illinoinensisPawnee_v1, whole genome shotgun sequence, a single genomic region encodes these proteins:
- the LOC122312717 gene encoding uncharacterized protein LOC122312717, translating into MDEGLAETVRMLTDVLRHQQQQQVQVPRPKIRGCPYDKFLIYRYPNFFGNEGPLRVEKWIIDLERTYEICGCLEDQKVLYAGYLFQGEVGIWWDTRRQLLVRELESMATLSWERFKEEFDNRFFPDSVKQLKAQEFASLTQGSLTVEQYAAKFMALGRFAPHLISTQKMQVQKFQAGLLPRIRSQVACLRIENYQELVNVVAIAEAE; encoded by the coding sequence atggatgaaggattagctgAAACTGTGCGTATGCTGACTGACGTTcttagacatcagcaacagcaacaagtgCAAGTACCTAGACCCAAAATTAGGGGTTGTCCATATGATAAGTTTTTGATTTACCGTTACCcgaatttttttggtaatgaagggcCACTGAGAGTcgagaaatggattatagatctcgAGAGAACGTACGAGATTTGTGGATGTCTTGAGGACCAAAAGGTTCTATATGCTGGATACTTATTCCAAGGAGAAGttggaatatggtgggatacacgtaggcagcttctagttagggaactagAAAGTATGGCTACATTGTCATGGGAGAGGTttaaggaagagtttgacaacagatTCTTTCCAGACTCTGTCAAACAACTGAAGGCCCAGGAGTTCGCTTCCTTAACACAAGGTAGTTTGACTGTGGAGCAATATGCCGCTAAGTTCATGGCATTAGGAAGGTTTGCACCCcacttgatttcaactcaaaagatgcaagtacaaaagtttcaagcaggACTTCTGCCAAGAATCCGAAGTCAGGTAGCTTGCCTCagaatagagaattaccaagagttggtaaatgtaGTGGCGATAGCAGAGGCTGAGTAG